Proteins co-encoded in one Pseudorhizobium banfieldiae genomic window:
- the hemW gene encoding radical SAM family heme chaperone HemW, translating into MPFNPDAPLLPDTGEPGFGIYVHWPFCAAKCPYCDFNSHVRHQPVDQPRFTAAFLREMATMRQMSGPKTVTSIFLGGGTPSLMEPGTVAAVLDGIARYWHVPDGIEITMEANPSSVEAERFRGYRAAGVNRVSLGVQALNDADLKFLGRLHDVTDALKAVRLAREIFPRMSFDLIYARPGQTVEAWEAELEQAISYAVDHLSLYQLTIEEGTPFYGLHKAGKLVVPDGDQSANLYEATQEITARHGLPAYEVSNHARPGAESRHNLTYWRYGDYAGIGPGAHGRLTRGAAKIGTATERRPETWLELVEQQGHGLVDQEDLGRDEQADELLLMGLRLTEGVDLARWQQLSGRDPDPAREETLLEHGFIERLGNSRLRCTPKGMLILDAVVADLAC; encoded by the coding sequence GTGCCGTTCAACCCCGACGCGCCCCTTCTGCCCGATACCGGGGAACCCGGCTTCGGCATCTATGTGCATTGGCCGTTCTGCGCGGCGAAGTGTCCCTACTGCGATTTCAACAGCCATGTCCGGCACCAGCCTGTCGACCAGCCTCGCTTTACCGCCGCCTTCCTGCGGGAGATGGCCACCATGCGTCAGATGAGCGGGCCGAAGACCGTTACCAGTATCTTCCTCGGCGGCGGAACGCCGTCGCTGATGGAGCCGGGCACGGTCGCCGCAGTCCTCGACGGCATTGCCCGGTACTGGCATGTGCCGGATGGGATCGAGATCACCATGGAAGCCAATCCGTCCAGCGTCGAGGCGGAGCGGTTCCGCGGCTATCGGGCGGCAGGCGTAAACCGCGTGTCTTTGGGCGTGCAGGCCCTCAACGATGCCGACCTGAAATTTCTGGGCCGGCTCCATGACGTGACCGATGCGCTGAAGGCGGTCCGCCTGGCGCGGGAGATCTTTCCCCGCATGAGCTTCGACCTCATCTATGCCCGTCCAGGGCAGACGGTCGAGGCATGGGAGGCCGAGCTCGAGCAGGCGATCTCCTATGCCGTCGACCACCTCTCGCTCTACCAGCTCACCATCGAGGAAGGCACGCCGTTCTACGGCCTTCACAAGGCCGGCAAGCTTGTCGTGCCCGACGGCGATCAGTCTGCGAACCTCTACGAGGCGACGCAGGAGATCACCGCCCGTCACGGACTGCCGGCGTATGAGGTTTCAAACCATGCCCGACCGGGCGCCGAAAGCCGCCATAACCTCACCTACTGGCGCTATGGCGACTATGCGGGGATCGGGCCGGGAGCACACGGCCGCCTCACACGCGGCGCGGCCAAGATCGGGACAGCGACCGAACGGCGTCCCGAGACATGGCTGGAACTCGTAGAGCAACAGGGACACGGCCTTGTGGACCAGGAGGACCTCGGCCGCGACGAGCAGGCCGACGAACTGCTGTTGATGGGGCTGAGATTGACCGAGGGCGTCGACCTTGCCCGCTGGCAGCAACTGTCCGGCCGGGATCCCGATCCCGCACGGGAGGAGACCTTACTGGAACACGGCTTTATCGAACGGCTTGGCAATTCGAGGCTGCGCTGCACCCCTAAGGGAATGCTCATCCTGGACGCCGTGGTCGCGGATCTGGCCTGCTAG
- the rdgB gene encoding RdgB/HAM1 family non-canonical purine NTP pyrophosphatase, protein MRKLDTRTIVVASHNAGKIREIAELIAPFGFSAKSAAELALEEPAETGTTFEENAAIKALASATASGLPALSDDSGLVVDALDGQPGVYTANWAEREDGSRDFIMAMEKVEKALLERGATTAEQRTARFVSVLCLAWPDGHTEFFRGEVEGSVVWPPRGDKGFGYDPVFQPKGYDTTFGEMSSEEKHGWKPGGSDALSHRARAFKRFVETCLES, encoded by the coding sequence ATGCGCAAACTCGACACCAGGACGATCGTCGTCGCCAGCCACAATGCCGGCAAGATCCGCGAGATCGCCGAGCTCATTGCTCCGTTCGGCTTCAGCGCGAAATCTGCGGCTGAACTGGCGCTGGAGGAGCCGGCCGAGACCGGTACGACCTTCGAGGAAAACGCGGCTATCAAGGCACTGGCCTCCGCCACGGCATCCGGCCTTCCGGCGCTCTCCGACGATTCCGGCCTCGTCGTCGATGCACTCGATGGGCAACCGGGCGTCTACACTGCCAACTGGGCAGAGCGCGAGGACGGCAGCCGCGATTTCATCATGGCTATGGAGAAGGTCGAGAAGGCGCTCTTAGAGCGCGGGGCGACCACCGCCGAGCAGCGCACCGCCCGTTTCGTGAGCGTGCTTTGCCTTGCCTGGCCGGATGGCCATACGGAGTTCTTTCGTGGCGAGGTCGAGGGCAGCGTCGTCTGGCCGCCCCGGGGAGACAAGGGCTTCGGTTACGACCCGGTCTTCCAGCCGAAGGGCTATGACACTACCTTCGGCGAGATGAGCTCGGAAGAAAAGCACGGCTGGAAGCCCGGGGGTTCCGATGCGCTTTCGCACCGCGCCCGCGCATTCAAGCGCTTCGTGGAAACCTGCCTGGAGAGCTGA
- a CDS encoding VOC family protein translates to MLIEGMLETALYAEDLDAAEGFYGGILGLERIVRASNRHVFFRCGQGVLLVFNPDETVKPPAENGPQVPPHGATGAGHACFRVARSNLDAVADTLKKAGVAIESDVIWPNGARSIYFRDPAGNSLECAEPGLWSIG, encoded by the coding sequence ATGCTGATCGAAGGGATGCTCGAGACCGCCCTCTATGCCGAAGATCTCGATGCGGCAGAGGGTTTCTACGGCGGCATCCTGGGACTGGAGCGGATCGTCCGGGCCAGCAACCGCCATGTCTTCTTCCGGTGCGGGCAAGGCGTGCTGCTTGTCTTCAATCCGGACGAGACGGTGAAGCCGCCTGCCGAGAACGGGCCGCAAGTCCCGCCACATGGCGCGACAGGTGCAGGCCATGCCTGCTTTCGGGTCGCCCGCAGCAATCTCGACGCTGTCGCCGACACGCTGAAGAAGGCAGGCGTCGCGATCGAGAGCGACGTGATATGGCCGAACGGCGCCCGGTCGATCTACTTCCGCGATCCGGCGGGCAACAGTCTCGAATGCGCCGAACCGGGCCTCTGGTCCATCGGCTGA
- the rph gene encoding ribonuclease PH, whose amino-acid sequence MRPSGRKTDQMRKVSFERNFSKHAEGSCLVRFGDTHVLCTASLEEKPPAWLRNSGKGWVTAEYGMLPRATGDRMKREAASGKQGGRTQEIQRLIGRSLRAVVDLSALGEKQITIDCDVIQADGGTRTAAITGGWIALHDCLKWMEARSMTKLDKVLKDHVAAISCGIFAGQSVIDLDYLEDSAAETDANFVMTGTGGIVEVQGTAEGAPFSQEEFLSLLALAKAGTEELVALQKQAITA is encoded by the coding sequence ATGCGGCCTTCAGGCAGAAAAACCGACCAGATGCGCAAGGTTTCCTTCGAGCGCAACTTCTCGAAACATGCGGAAGGGTCCTGCCTCGTCCGCTTCGGCGACACCCACGTCCTCTGCACCGCGAGCCTTGAGGAGAAGCCTCCGGCATGGCTTCGCAACAGCGGCAAGGGCTGGGTGACGGCCGAATACGGCATGCTGCCTCGCGCGACCGGTGATCGGATGAAGCGCGAAGCTGCGTCCGGCAAGCAAGGCGGGCGCACCCAGGAAATCCAGCGCCTGATCGGCCGCTCGCTTCGCGCCGTGGTGGACCTGAGCGCGCTTGGGGAAAAGCAGATTACCATCGACTGCGACGTCATCCAGGCGGACGGCGGCACGCGAACCGCTGCCATCACGGGCGGCTGGATTGCTCTGCACGACTGCCTGAAATGGATGGAAGCCCGTTCGATGACGAAGCTCGACAAGGTCCTGAAGGACCACGTCGCGGCGATCTCCTGCGGTATCTTCGCTGGACAGTCGGTCATCGACCTCGACTATCTCGAAGATTCCGCCGCCGAAACGGATGCCAATTTTGTCATGACCGGCACGGGCGGTATCGTGGAGGTACAGGGAACCGCCGAGGGTGCACCGTTCAGCCAGGAAGAGTTCCTTTCACTGCTGGCGCTGGCGAAGGCGGGGACCGAGGAACTGGTGGCACTTCAGAAGCAGGCCATCACTGCCTGA